The nucleotide sequence GCTGTTTCGGTACCTTCGGCAACGCCACGAGAACGGGCAAGCTCGACATCCAGTAGCCGTTGTCGTTGACCCTCTGACATCATCAGGACGCCTTGAGCGCAATAAAGATATCTTTGTCGGATGTAAATATAAGTCAATCGAAGCATTAACGCAGGGCGACCTCCGCATCTCACCCCTCCTTATATGCAAAAGGCAGTCGCTTGCACAGGATCTCTCTGAGCGCGGCGCCCATCTTGTCTGTGGCATTCCGCGACCAAAGTTGGATGCTTTCGAACTGTTTCCTGGCCGCGGTGAAATTGAAAACGCAAAGATTTACATCATCATCTTTTCACGCAACCAATATGCGCGATGGTCTCATTGAACTGGGAGCGAGGTCTGTAGCACCGTGCTCAATGTCCTCGGGGGTCGGTTCAAAACTGGATGGAAGCAAGATTGCTGTACGTCTGACGCACTCGAAATTCGGTCCGGAAGAGATCATTCCGAGGAGGAACAACCAACCGATGGAAGCGTCCGGCCAAGACTGCGTTTGTTCAAATAAATCTTCATCCCAGTACAAACAGAGATGACCCTCTATCTCGATAAGAACGTCGGAATGGTCCACGAAGAGGCGCTTATTCCTCACAAGGATGGAACGTCCCGTCGCGGCGTATGCCAAAGCCGCTTCGCGTGATGAGAAGACGCCGATAGAGAGGGCGAGCATGTATTTGCCACTACGCCATTCGGTACCGGCTGCAAAGCGGTCCGTGGTACTCATGGCGTACGCATCCGGCGAAGGCCACCTTGTGAGCTGGCCCGTTGAGGCTGAGGTCATAGGAGTAATCCTAGGACCTTGAGCATGACCCAGGCGGGTATCGAACTGGTGAGAGCCGAGCGGCGTCGACGCTGGACGCGGGCGGAGAAGGAGCGGTTGGTTGCCGCTTCGTTTGAACCGGGTGTGTCGACCTCGGATGTCGCCCGCCGGGCCGGTCTCCACGTCAGTCAGCTGTTCCGCTGGCGCAAGTTGCTGTGCGAGCGTGTCGGTGCTCCCACGCCAGCGCTAGTCCCCGTCGTGATCGCTCCCACGCCCGCCGCGATGACGGTCGAGCCTGGTCGAGAGCCCAACCGCGGCCGTCGCTCCGGCGGGGTGATCGAGATCGATCTCGGCAGAGGCCGGCGCGTTCGGGTCGGCTCCGACGTCGATGCCGCGGCGCTTCGGCGGGTGCTCGACGCCCTGGAGGGCCGATGATCCCGCTGCCGGCCAACGTGCGGGTTTGGCTGGCCACTGGCCACACCGACATGCGCAAAGGCTTTTCCAGTTTGGGCCTGATCGTCCAGGAGACGCTCAAGCGCGATCCCCATGGCGGGCATCTGTTCGTGTTCCGCGGACGGCGCGGCGACCTGATCAAGGTGATCTGGCACGATGGCCAGGGCGCGTGTCTCTACACAAAGCGGCTCGACCGCGGCCGTTTCCTGTGGCCCTCGGTGGCGGATGGAGCCGTGACGATCTCGACGGCGCAACTCGGCTACCTGCTCTCGGGTATCGACTGGCGGATGCCGCAGGAGAGCTGGCGTCCGAGCGCTCTCGGCTGAGGATAACGCGTTACAGCGCTTGAAGAATATGCTCTTCTCTCAAGCGTGCCGAACGCGCCCGAGCCCCCGCCGCTTCCCACGGATCTTGCCGCCGCCCACGCCATGATCCTGGCCGAGCGGGCGGCCCGGCTTGCCTCGGAGATCGCGGTCGAACGGCTGAAGCTGGAGGTCGCCCGGCTGCGGCGAGAACGGTTCGGGACCTCCTCGGAGCGCAGCGCCCGGATCGACCAGCTCGAACTCGTCCTGGAGGATCTGGAGGAGACGCTGGCCGAGACCCAAGCGCAGGCGGCCGCCGAGCCCGAAGCACTCTCCGGTGCGGCTTCCTCGCGGCGCAAGCCCGCCCGCCGGCCTCTGCCCGAGCACCTGCCGCGCGAGCGCGTCGTCCATCCCGGCCCGACGACCTGCGCGTGTTGCGGCGGAACGCGCCTTCGTCACCTCGGCGAGGACGTCACCGAGACCCTGGAGCGGATCCCGGCGCGCTGGGTCGTGATCCAGCACGTACGCGAGCGCTTCTCGTGCAGCGACTGCGAGACGATCGCGCAGGCTCCGGCCCCGTTCCATCCGATCCCGCGCGGACGAGCGGGCCCGAACCTCCTCGCCGAGGTGATGATGGCCAAGTTCGGCCTGCACCTGCCGCTGCATCGCCAGAGCCAGCGCTTCGCCCACGAGGGCGTACCGATCGACGTCTCGACGCTGGCCGGCTGGGTCGGAGCGGTGACGACCGCCCTGTCGCCCCTGGTCACCCGGATCGAGGCCCATGTTCGAGGGGCTGAGCGCCTGCATCTCGACGACACGCCCGTACCGGTCCTGGCCAAGGGCAAGACCCGCACGGGGCGGCTCTGGACGGTGGTGCGTGACGACCGACCCTTCGGCGGTCCCGAGCCGCCGGCTGTGGCCTACTTCTACTCCCCCGACCGCTCTGGCGCGCATGCCGAGACCTGGCTGGGCGATTTCCACGGCA is from Methylorubrum populi and encodes:
- a CDS encoding transposase encodes the protein MTQAGIELVRAERRRRWTRAEKERLVAASFEPGVSTSDVARRAGLHVSQLFRWRKLLCERVGAPTPALVPVVIAPTPAAMTVEPGREPNRGRRSGGVIEIDLGRGRRVRVGSDVDAAALRRVLDALEGR
- the tnpB gene encoding IS66 family insertion sequence element accessory protein TnpB (TnpB, as the term is used for proteins encoded by IS66 family insertion elements, is considered an accessory protein, since TnpC, encoded by a neighboring gene, is a DDE family transposase.); amino-acid sequence: MIPLPANVRVWLATGHTDMRKGFSSLGLIVQETLKRDPHGGHLFVFRGRRGDLIKVIWHDGQGACLYTKRLDRGRFLWPSVADGAVTISTAQLGYLLSGIDWRMPQESWRPSALG
- a CDS encoding IS66 family transposase; amino-acid sequence: MPNAPEPPPLPTDLAAAHAMILAERAARLASEIAVERLKLEVARLRRERFGTSSERSARIDQLELVLEDLEETLAETQAQAAAEPEALSGAASSRRKPARRPLPEHLPRERVVHPGPTTCACCGGTRLRHLGEDVTETLERIPARWVVIQHVRERFSCSDCETIAQAPAPFHPIPRGRAGPNLLAEVMMAKFGLHLPLHRQSQRFAHEGVPIDVSTLAGWVGAVTTALSPLVTRIEAHVRGAERLHLDDTPVPVLAKGKTRTGRLWTVVRDDRPFGGPEPPAVAYFYSPDRSGAHAETWLGDFHGIVQADAFSGFGRLYEPGRKPGPLREAACWAHARRKFFELADLRKAPIAIEAVARIDAIFALERTIIGLGPDDRRAHRSARSAALVAELKAWLLANRAKLSAKAPVAQAIDYILFGPGIWWSGFDLKRPGSADHALQMAS